From the Haloarcula sp. H-GB4 genome, one window contains:
- a CDS encoding ABC transporter ATP-binding protein has translation MLELDNVSAAYDTTPILRDVDLSVEEGEIVGVMGKNGVGKTTLLKTVMGLLEPSEGTISYDGTDVTHASADERARAGIGYIPQGRDVFPKLTVEQNIKMGETIRSDSDETLYDQIYDYFPVLEERASQEAGTLSGGQQQMLAIGRALVSNPDLLLLDEPSEGIQPSIVDQISQDMQTINDDLGTTILFVEQNLGVIREMADRCYAMERGTVVDELGPSTIADEDAIAEYLAV, from the coding sequence ATGCTTGAACTCGACAACGTTTCCGCTGCCTACGACACGACACCGATACTGCGGGACGTGGATCTCTCCGTCGAGGAGGGGGAAATCGTCGGCGTGATGGGGAAAAACGGCGTCGGCAAGACGACGCTCCTGAAAACGGTGATGGGACTGCTGGAACCAAGCGAGGGAACTATCAGCTACGACGGCACTGACGTGACCCACGCGAGTGCCGACGAACGCGCCCGGGCCGGCATCGGCTACATCCCGCAGGGTCGGGACGTGTTCCCCAAGCTAACCGTCGAACAGAACATCAAGATGGGCGAGACCATCCGGTCGGACAGCGACGAAACGCTGTACGACCAGATATACGACTACTTCCCCGTGCTTGAAGAACGAGCCAGTCAAGAGGCCGGGACGCTCTCAGGCGGGCAACAGCAGATGCTTGCCATCGGCCGCGCACTGGTGTCGAACCCCGATCTGCTCTTGCTCGATGAACCGTCCGAGGGCATCCAGCCCTCGATCGTTGACCAGATCAGCCAGGATATGCAGACGATCAACGATGACCTCGGGACAACGATTCTGTTCGTCGAACAGAACCTCGGAGTCATCCGTGAGATGGCCGACCGCTGTTACGCGATGGAGCGGGGCACGGTCGTCGATGAACTCGGCCCGTCCACGATTGCCGACGAGGACGCGATCGCGGAGTACCTCGCGGTCTGA
- a CDS encoding ABC transporter ATP-binding protein, which yields MSDTETESDIDSLGPNVRQTAAELATGDRTDTLLQTDGLVKQFGGFTATDDVDFSVAEGELRCLIGPNGAGKSTLLNLITGSYEASDGSIYYNGHDITDLDPHERVSRGISMKFQVPSVYGDLSVRENVRLPVQQFADGEKRRRLVAEAIEAAGLTGYEDVAASQLSHGQQQQLEIGMAAALEPDLLLLDEPVAGLDVAEREAIAERIRRLNEEEGIAFIVIEHDTDFVASIAEEVTVLHNGEVFREGPIEEIESDPAVQRIYLGGES from the coding sequence ATGAGTGATACTGAAACTGAATCCGACATCGACTCTCTCGGACCGAATGTTCGACAGACTGCCGCGGAACTGGCAACAGGTGACAGAACCGACACACTGCTACAGACCGACGGGCTCGTCAAGCAGTTCGGCGGATTCACTGCCACCGACGACGTGGACTTCTCGGTCGCCGAGGGAGAGCTCCGCTGTCTCATCGGGCCAAACGGTGCAGGCAAGTCGACGCTGCTGAACCTGATTACCGGGTCCTACGAGGCGAGTGACGGCAGTATCTACTACAACGGCCACGACATCACCGACCTCGACCCACACGAGCGGGTCTCCCGTGGTATCAGTATGAAATTTCAGGTTCCGTCCGTATACGGTGACCTGAGTGTCAGAGAGAACGTCAGGCTCCCCGTCCAGCAGTTCGCTGACGGGGAGAAGCGACGGCGGCTGGTCGCCGAGGCCATTGAGGCTGCGGGCCTTACCGGCTATGAGGACGTTGCTGCGTCGCAGCTCTCACACGGCCAACAACAGCAGCTGGAAATCGGGATGGCCGCCGCGCTCGAACCCGATCTGCTCCTGCTGGACGAGCCGGTTGCCGGACTTGACGTGGCCGAGCGCGAAGCTATCGCTGAGCGGATCAGGCGGCTCAACGAGGAGGAAGGGATTGCCTTCATCGTCATCGAACACGACACCGACTTCGTCGCAAGCATCGCCGAAGAAGTGACCGTCTTGCACAACGGCGAGGTGTTCCGCGAGGGGCCGATTGAAGAGATCGAATCCGACCCGGCGGTCCAGCGGATATATCTGGGAGGTGAGTCGTGA
- the urtC gene encoding urea ABC transporter, permease protein UrtC — translation MSKNSANGEENRSLPGRFRSRFEGPNTIGESRGFWVGFAVAVAALVVYPAFGDGSQLSLFMVLALLGLSLSVVWGYSGVLSFGQVVFFGIGAYTFGVVSINYATPGGITAAVVAGIVGGGLSAAILGYFMFYGGVRDVYVTIITLVSTIVMHTFMAQTAGSEWAIGEAALGGFNGMPDIPVLTLGVEGASYQFMYNPFPMRVIGIGSFEISPFYYLVLLLLVGTYLGLRVLVNSDYGRVMVAVREDEDRTEMFGYNVTRVKFVVFTLGGALAGLSGVLYAARNVYIDPTVFSLLFATLPVIWVSIGGRKSLLGAVVATLAIEYLRISMAGELALVLLGTLLLVTILVLPSGFVPWLHDQIVETRLSPGEASGADAPDAPSEVSD, via the coding sequence ATGTCGAAAAACAGTGCAAACGGCGAGGAGAACAGGTCGCTCCCGGGTCGGTTTCGCAGCCGGTTCGAGGGGCCAAACACTATCGGGGAATCGCGTGGGTTCTGGGTCGGCTTCGCCGTCGCCGTCGCGGCCCTTGTCGTCTACCCGGCCTTCGGTGACGGCTCACAGCTGTCGCTGTTCATGGTGCTGGCGCTGCTGGGGCTTTCCCTGTCAGTCGTCTGGGGCTACTCGGGCGTGCTGAGCTTCGGGCAGGTCGTATTCTTCGGCATCGGGGCCTACACGTTCGGTGTCGTCTCGATCAACTATGCGACTCCGGGCGGTATCACGGCCGCTGTCGTCGCCGGTATCGTCGGCGGTGGCCTCAGCGCGGCGATACTGGGCTACTTCATGTTCTACGGCGGGGTGCGGGATGTCTACGTGACTATCATCACGCTCGTCTCGACGATAGTCATGCACACGTTCATGGCCCAGACCGCCGGGTCCGAGTGGGCTATCGGCGAGGCGGCGCTTGGCGGCTTCAACGGAATGCCGGACATTCCGGTGTTGACGCTTGGCGTCGAGGGGGCTTCCTACCAGTTCATGTACAACCCGTTCCCGATGCGGGTTATCGGAATCGGATCGTTCGAGATCAGCCCGTTCTACTACCTCGTCCTCCTCCTGCTGGTCGGGACGTACCTCGGGTTGCGGGTCCTCGTCAACTCGGACTACGGGCGCGTGATGGTCGCCGTCCGAGAGGACGAGGACCGCACCGAGATGTTCGGCTACAACGTGACCCGCGTCAAGTTCGTCGTGTTCACGCTCGGCGGAGCGCTGGCGGGTCTGTCCGGCGTACTGTACGCCGCACGGAACGTCTACATCGACCCGACCGTGTTTTCGCTGCTGTTCGCGACGCTGCCGGTCATCTGGGTGAGTATCGGCGGTCGAAAGAGCCTGCTTGGGGCCGTCGTCGCAACGCTCGCCATCGAATACCTCCGCATTTCGATGGCGGGAGAGCTGGCGCTGGTCCTGCTTGGCACTCTGTTGCTGGTGACGATTCTGGTCCTTCCGAGCGGCTTCGTTCCGTGGCTCCACGATCAGATTGTCGAAACTCGACTCAGCCCGGGTGAAGCCAGCGGAGCCGACGCACCCGACGCGCCGAGTGAGGTGAGTGACTAA
- the urtB gene encoding urea ABC transporter, permease protein UrtB has protein sequence MVNGINLALQFLDSFAFIVLAAAGLAIIFGIMGVINLAHGEFILIGAYTATLAVTQLGLPLVVAMLVGGLVTGLFGILTERVIISGAWPNYISQQTLGRDIIEPLYDRLADSMVATFGLSLILTQGARIRFGNSIDQIATPFGAISYGAFSYSTYRIVLAGVSIGLLLATYYLFTRTDFGMRARATIQDKETAQAMGVNTDRMYMLTFGFGSALAGLTGALFAPVITMQPTLGDQFLVEAFVAVVVGGPSVVLGTALSGGVLGAILATFSNLYGTFIGRIALLVAALIALRFLPDGITGFIEQLRKRRQESD, from the coding sequence ATGGTAAACGGGATCAACCTCGCGCTTCAGTTCCTCGATAGCTTCGCGTTCATCGTGCTTGCCGCGGCGGGGTTGGCCATCATCTTCGGGATTATGGGCGTCATTAATCTGGCACATGGGGAGTTCATCCTCATCGGTGCCTACACCGCGACGCTGGCCGTGACGCAACTCGGCCTCCCGCTCGTCGTGGCGATGCTCGTTGGCGGTCTGGTCACCGGCCTCTTCGGGATTCTGACCGAGCGGGTGATTATCTCCGGAGCTTGGCCTAATTACATCAGTCAACAGACGCTGGGCCGCGATATCATCGAACCGCTGTACGACCGACTGGCCGATTCGATGGTCGCCACGTTCGGGCTCAGCCTGATACTGACCCAGGGGGCCCGAATTCGCTTTGGCAACTCAATCGACCAGATAGCGACGCCGTTCGGCGCAATCTCGTACGGGGCGTTCTCGTACTCGACGTACCGGATCGTCCTGGCCGGCGTCAGCATCGGGCTGCTCCTGGCTACCTACTACCTGTTCACCCGGACGGACTTCGGGATGCGCGCCCGGGCGACGATACAGGACAAGGAAACGGCACAGGCCATGGGCGTCAACACCGACCGGATGTATATGCTAACATTCGGGTTCGGATCGGCGTTGGCCGGGCTGACGGGCGCGCTGTTCGCACCAGTCATCACGATGCAGCCGACGCTGGGCGACCAGTTCCTAGTTGAGGCGTTCGTCGCCGTCGTTGTCGGGGGGCCGAGCGTCGTCCTCGGGACCGCGCTGTCGGGGGGCGTTCTTGGGGCGATTCTGGCCACGTTCTCGAACCTCTACGGGACGTTCATCGGCCGTATCGCGTTGCTCGTCGCTGCGCTCATCGCCCTCCGGTTCCTCCCCGACGGCATCACCGGGTTCATCGAACAACTGCGGAAACGGAGACAGGAGAGCGACTAG
- a CDS encoding urea ABC transporter substrate-binding protein: protein MSRSPLSRRQFLGASGAALATGLAGCSAGEGGTSTDTASSTDTLKIGVLEDQSGNFALVGDPKAKASMLAIEEINANGGIDGKQIETFQRDPQSDNQRYQELTRTAINEENVDALWAGYSSATREAIRPIIDRNEQLYFYTTQYEGGVCDEFTFAVGPTARQQLGIVLPYLVEEFGPDIYTIAADYNFGQLSADWVKVLANENDANVLGEEFIPLSESSFGSTINRIQEADPDFVMSMLVGANHTSFYEQKASAGLDVPIGTSTAMAQGYEHRRLDAPAMANIYAGVNYMEEVPTDSNTGDGGFVDRYFEMYPDAPYLNEEAETNYFSTYMYKKAVEQAGTTEQPEVVDALESGIELGTEEAPEAPEGETIRLDGATHHVDHHMWIMRADDEHNVEAVENRQIPETFLSETAGCNLPENPEQTQYTPVDYYEEAE from the coding sequence ATGAGCCGGTCCCCCCTCAGTCGCCGGCAATTCCTCGGCGCGAGCGGGGCCGCACTCGCCACCGGCCTCGCCGGCTGTTCCGCCGGCGAAGGCGGCACCTCGACGGACACCGCGAGCAGTACTGATACGCTCAAAATTGGGGTTTTAGAGGACCAGTCTGGGAACTTCGCTCTCGTCGGCGACCCGAAGGCAAAGGCGTCGATGCTCGCCATTGAGGAAATCAACGCCAACGGCGGTATCGACGGGAAGCAGATTGAGACGTTCCAGCGTGACCCCCAGTCTGACAATCAGCGCTATCAGGAGCTGACTCGCACGGCGATCAACGAGGAGAACGTTGACGCGCTGTGGGCCGGCTACTCCTCGGCAACCCGGGAGGCGATACGTCCGATAATCGACCGCAACGAACAGCTCTACTTCTACACCACGCAGTACGAGGGCGGCGTCTGTGACGAATTCACCTTCGCGGTCGGGCCGACCGCCCGCCAACAGCTCGGTATCGTCCTCCCGTATCTGGTCGAGGAGTTCGGCCCGGACATCTACACCATCGCGGCCGACTACAACTTCGGCCAGCTCTCCGCGGACTGGGTGAAGGTGCTGGCAAACGAAAACGACGCAAACGTCCTTGGTGAGGAGTTCATCCCGCTCAGCGAATCCTCTTTCGGCTCGACGATCAACCGAATTCAGGAGGCCGACCCGGACTTCGTCATGTCGATGCTCGTCGGGGCGAACCACACGTCGTTCTACGAACAGAAGGCCTCGGCCGGCCTCGACGTGCCAATCGGCACCTCGACGGCGATGGCACAGGGATATGAGCACCGACGGCTCGACGCCCCGGCGATGGCCAACATCTACGCGGGTGTCAACTACATGGAGGAGGTGCCGACCGACAGCAACACGGGCGACGGCGGCTTCGTCGACCGGTACTTCGAGATGTACCCCGACGCGCCCTACCTCAACGAGGAAGCTGAGACCAACTACTTCTCGACGTACATGTACAAGAAAGCCGTCGAGCAGGCCGGGACCACCGAACAGCCGGAAGTCGTCGACGCCTTGGAGTCGGGCATCGAACTCGGCACCGAGGAGGCACCCGAAGCACCGGAAGGTGAGACGATCCGCCTTGACGGTGCAACCCACCACGTCGACCACCACATGTGGATTATGCGCGCCGACGACGAGCACAACGTCGAAGCCGTCGAAAACCGCCAGATTCCCGAAACGTTCCTCTCGGAGACGGCCGGCTGTAACCTCCCCGAGAACCCGGAGCAGACCCAGTACACCCCGGTGGACTACTACGAGGAGGCCGAGTAG
- a CDS encoding urease subunit beta codes for MSDRLVPGEVIPGEGTVTLNEGRETTEVTVGNTGDRPSQVGSHFHFFEANAALEFDREAAMGMRLNIPAGTAVRFEPGDEQTVELVEIGGKRRAHGMNGLVNGSVDGDTSDAVERMRAAGFGDTAETATDDGDAESDR; via the coding sequence ATGAGTGATAGACTCGTGCCCGGCGAGGTCATCCCGGGCGAAGGGACAGTGACGCTGAACGAAGGCCGGGAGACGACGGAAGTGACTGTCGGGAACACCGGCGACAGACCCTCGCAAGTCGGGTCGCATTTCCATTTCTTCGAGGCCAATGCGGCCCTAGAGTTCGACCGCGAAGCGGCCATGGGGATGCGGCTGAATATTCCTGCCGGCACGGCCGTCCGGTTCGAACCCGGCGACGAGCAGACGGTCGAACTCGTCGAAATCGGTGGGAAGCGACGCGCCCACGGGATGAACGGACTGGTCAACGGGAGCGTCGACGGCGACACGAGCGACGCAGTCGAGCGGATGCGGGCGGCAGGGTTCGGGGACACGGCCGAGACCGCAACGGACGACGGCGACGCGGAGTCCGACCGATGA
- the ureC gene encoding urease subunit alpha, with product MTRDIDRENYAELYGPTTGDKVRLGDTELFAKVEEDLRTHGDEAVFGGGKTLRDGLGMAPGVTQAEGALDWVLTNATIIDPILGIVAADIGIRNGEIAGIGKAGNPDTMDGVDMVVGPSTDVYPAEGKIATAGGLDIHVHFNSAQLHEHALSGGITTMFGGGYGGGATTCTTGPENVKRFLQAAEAWPVNVGFYGKGNASDPGPLREQVRAGACGLKLHEDWGSTPETIDTCLNVAEDEDVQVCMHTDTLNEAGFLENTFGAVDGRTMHLFHIEGAGGGHAPDIMEMVGEPNMLPSSTNPSMPYTDNTFDEHLDMVMVCHHLNPDVPEDVAFAESRVRAETIAAEDVLHDMGAISMMTSDSQAMGRMAEVIPRTWQTASKMKSQRGPLPEDEGTGADNHRIKRYIAKYTVNPAISAGIEEHVGTLEPGKLADICLWDPAFFGVKPAMTFKGGFPVHSEMGEANGSLMTCEPILQRERAGAVGKAKHALSLSFVSPAAAEAGIDEKYGLDSRVVPIEGARTPGKDDMVHNSYCPDDIEVDPETFEVRVDGDHVTCEPSSELPLAQRYLL from the coding sequence ATGACACGCGACATCGACCGCGAGAACTACGCCGAACTGTACGGGCCGACGACGGGAGACAAAGTCCGGCTGGGTGATACGGAGCTGTTCGCCAAGGTCGAAGAGGACCTGCGGACCCACGGCGACGAGGCGGTGTTCGGCGGCGGGAAGACGCTCCGAGACGGGCTGGGAATGGCTCCCGGCGTCACACAGGCAGAGGGCGCGCTCGACTGGGTGCTGACGAACGCGACGATTATCGACCCGATACTGGGTATCGTCGCCGCCGACATCGGGATTCGCAACGGGGAAATCGCCGGTATCGGGAAGGCCGGCAACCCCGACACGATGGACGGCGTCGACATGGTCGTCGGCCCGTCGACGGACGTCTATCCGGCCGAAGGGAAGATAGCGACCGCCGGCGGCCTCGACATCCACGTCCACTTCAATTCTGCACAGCTTCACGAACACGCGCTGTCGGGCGGTATCACGACGATGTTCGGCGGCGGGTACGGCGGCGGCGCAACCACCTGCACGACCGGGCCAGAGAACGTCAAGCGGTTCTTGCAGGCCGCCGAGGCGTGGCCGGTCAACGTCGGTTTCTACGGGAAGGGTAACGCCTCCGACCCCGGCCCGCTCCGCGAGCAGGTCAGGGCCGGTGCCTGCGGGCTGAAACTGCACGAGGACTGGGGGTCGACGCCAGAGACAATCGACACCTGCCTCAACGTCGCTGAGGACGAGGACGTGCAGGTGTGTATGCACACGGACACGCTGAACGAAGCCGGATTCCTCGAAAACACCTTCGGGGCTGTCGACGGCCGGACCATGCATCTGTTCCACATCGAGGGTGCGGGCGGGGGCCACGCGCCGGACATCATGGAGATGGTCGGCGAACCGAACATGCTGCCGTCGTCGACAAACCCGTCGATGCCGTATACCGATAACACGTTCGACGAGCATCTGGACATGGTGATGGTGTGTCACCACCTCAACCCTGACGTGCCGGAGGACGTGGCTTTCGCCGAATCCCGCGTTCGCGCGGAGACCATCGCCGCCGAGGACGTGCTCCACGACATGGGCGCAATCTCAATGATGACCTCGGACTCCCAGGCGATGGGCCGGATGGCCGAAGTCATCCCGCGGACATGGCAGACGGCCTCGAAGATGAAATCCCAGCGTGGCCCGCTGCCCGAGGACGAAGGGACCGGCGCGGACAACCACCGTATCAAGCGCTATATCGCCAAATACACCGTCAACCCCGCTATCAGCGCCGGCATCGAAGAGCACGTCGGGACACTCGAACCCGGCAAGCTTGCCGATATCTGCCTGTGGGACCCCGCCTTCTTCGGCGTCAAGCCGGCGATGACGTTCAAGGGTGGGTTCCCGGTCCACTCGGAGATGGGCGAAGCCAACGGGTCACTGATGACCTGCGAACCGATTCTTCAGCGCGAACGCGCCGGTGCGGTCGGCAAGGCCAAACACGCCCTTTCGCTGTCGTTCGTCTCTCCGGCGGCCGCCGAAGCCGGCATCGACGAGAAGTACGGGCTCGACTCCCGTGTCGTCCCGATTGAGGGCGCACGCACGCCCGGCAAGGACGACATGGTGCACAACAGCTACTGTCCGGACGACATCGAGGTCGACCCGGAGACCTTCGAGGTCCGGGTTGACGGCGACCACGTCACCTGCGAACCGTCTTCAGAACTCCCACTCGCGCAGCGATACCTGCTATGA
- a CDS encoding urease subunit gamma, whose protein sequence is MKLTAKEQERLTVFTAAEVARRRKERGVPLNHPEAVAYISDWCIERGRDGQSVAEIRSGASKLLGREDVMDGVPEMIDMIQVEPVFPDGTKLVTVHDPIRSDSVGSADDEPTESEAATDGGDSAGTDE, encoded by the coding sequence ATGAAACTCACAGCCAAAGAACAGGAGCGACTCACGGTCTTTACCGCCGCAGAGGTCGCGCGACGCCGCAAGGAACGCGGTGTCCCGCTGAACCACCCCGAAGCTGTCGCCTACATCAGTGACTGGTGCATCGAGCGGGGCCGGGACGGTCAGTCGGTCGCCGAAATCCGCTCCGGCGCGTCGAAACTGCTCGGCCGCGAGGATGTGATGGACGGCGTCCCGGAGATGATAGATATGATCCAGGTCGAGCCAGTGTTTCCCGACGGGACGAAACTGGTCACGGTTCACGACCCGATTCGCTCCGACAGCGTCGGGTCGGCCGACGACGAACCGACGGAATCGGAGGCGGCGACTGACGGCGGAGACTCAGCGGGGACAGACGAGTGA
- the ureG gene encoding urease accessory protein UreG, with the protein MSLTHRDVATVGIGGPVGSGKTSLLTALVPELRDQGLDVGVIANDILTQEDADVLRERFAGVVPEDLVAGVETGACPHTGIREDPSMNLQQIDSFLADHPELDLVLVESGGDNLAATFNPELADYSLYVISVAEGEDIPRKRGPGVVDCDLLVINKTDLAPHVGVDLDVMERDATEVRDGPVVFTNCKEETNIDEVLTHVRDGVLFA; encoded by the coding sequence GTGAGTCTCACACACCGCGACGTGGCGACGGTCGGTATCGGCGGTCCGGTCGGTTCCGGGAAAACCTCACTGTTGACCGCGCTTGTTCCCGAACTGCGCGACCAGGGGCTTGATGTGGGTGTCATCGCCAACGACATCCTCACACAGGAGGATGCCGATGTGCTCCGCGAGCGCTTCGCCGGCGTCGTGCCCGAGGACCTCGTCGCCGGCGTCGAAACCGGGGCGTGTCCGCACACGGGCATCCGCGAGGACCCGTCGATGAACCTCCAGCAGATCGATTCGTTCCTGGCCGACCACCCGGAACTGGACCTGGTGTTGGTCGAGAGCGGCGGCGACAACCTCGCGGCGACGTTCAACCCCGAACTCGCCGATTACTCGCTGTACGTCATCTCGGTCGCGGAAGGGGAAGACATCCCTCGCAAACGCGGGCCGGGGGTCGTCGACTGTGACCTGCTCGTCATCAACAAGACTGACCTCGCGCCCCACGTCGGCGTCGACCTCGACGTGATGGAACGGGACGCTACCGAGGTTCGGGACGGCCCCGTCGTCTTCACCAACTGCAAAGAGGAGACGAATATCGACGAGGTGCTGACACACGTCCGCGACGGGGTGCTGTTCGCCTGA
- the ureD gene encoding urease accessory protein UreD, translated as MAADAPHPAFEGYATEAVPQAAVGSPGKDGVLELTFERTAEGTTLVHDYATVPFHISGTLGYDPLPEADTVFIQSPTGGVAQGDRHDVSITVGDEAVAHVSTQSSTKVQTMTCNYAAADTTLSVGAGGHLDYVPEPTILHADSRYLQELSVDLGPSATAVVSDVVVPGRLARGERFEFERYLSRVRGTGPDGLLFEDATHLRPEEEDPTAPGVLGEFTVYGMTFVLAPDRDEAELSDALHAVVADGEARAGATALPNGAGVAVRALGDRAETVQSTLHAAWDHARIELLDAPAPSGRKY; from the coding sequence ATGGCCGCCGACGCGCCCCATCCGGCGTTCGAGGGGTATGCGACCGAGGCCGTGCCACAGGCCGCTGTGGGCTCCCCCGGGAAAGACGGCGTGCTCGAACTGACCTTCGAGCGGACGGCTGAGGGAACGACCCTGGTTCACGACTACGCGACGGTCCCATTCCACATCTCGGGAACGCTGGGCTACGACCCACTCCCCGAGGCCGACACCGTCTTCATCCAGTCGCCGACCGGCGGCGTCGCCCAGGGTGACCGCCACGACGTGTCGATAACCGTCGGGGACGAGGCCGTCGCGCACGTCTCGACCCAGAGTTCGACGAAGGTCCAGACGATGACGTGTAACTACGCGGCCGCCGACACGACCCTCAGCGTCGGCGCTGGCGGCCACCTTGATTACGTGCCCGAGCCGACGATACTCCACGCCGATTCCCGCTACCTGCAGGAGCTTTCGGTCGATCTGGGCCCAAGTGCGACTGCTGTGGTCAGCGACGTGGTCGTCCCGGGTCGTCTTGCCAGAGGCGAGCGCTTCGAGTTTGAACGATACCTCTCCCGGGTACGCGGGACCGGCCCCGATGGGCTCCTGTTCGAGGACGCGACACATCTGCGGCCAGAGGAAGAGGATCCCACGGCACCCGGCGTTCTCGGCGAGTTCACCGTCTACGGGATGACGTTCGTTCTCGCACCGGACCGTGACGAGGCCGAACTGAGCGACGCACTCCACGCAGTCGTCGCCGACGGTGAGGCGCGAGCCGGTGCGACAGCGTTGCCGAACGGTGCCGGGGTCGCGGTCCGTGCCCTTGGCGACCGCGCCGAGACCGTCCAGTCGACGCTCCATGCGGCCTGGGACCACGCACGCATCGAGCTACTGGACGCGCCTGCGCCATCCGGGAGGAAGTACTGA
- a CDS encoding urease accessory protein UreE, which produces MLVADTYLGHRDDDAVAEAVDASDYATVVLSDTERQRSRVRTETTAGRDLGIVVARDLADGDVLEAEDGTLVVVELAEIEALVLDFADRDISPATALELGHAVGNKHWNLAVREQEALFPVTDSKERMEATVADLLPADVPTRYEHVPPTTFDDGGVDHTHGDGTDTHDDGDHSHGGAGHAHNHGVRTIDGGDQ; this is translated from the coding sequence ATGCTGGTCGCAGACACCTATCTCGGCCACCGCGACGACGATGCTGTCGCCGAGGCCGTCGATGCATCGGACTACGCCACTGTCGTGCTCTCGGACACCGAACGCCAGCGCTCGCGGGTCCGGACTGAAACGACAGCCGGCCGGGACCTCGGTATCGTGGTTGCCCGTGACCTCGCGGACGGCGACGTACTTGAAGCTGAGGACGGCACTCTCGTCGTTGTCGAACTCGCCGAAATCGAGGCCCTCGTGCTCGATTTCGCCGACAGAGATATCTCACCAGCCACGGCGCTGGAGCTCGGCCACGCGGTGGGGAACAAACACTGGAACCTCGCGGTCCGCGAGCAAGAAGCCCTGTTCCCTGTGACCGACTCGAAGGAACGGATGGAAGCCACGGTCGCCGACCTGCTCCCTGCAGACGTGCCGACGCGGTACGAGCACGTGCCGCCGACCACGTTCGACGATGGCGGGGTCGATCACACCCACGGTGACGGTACCGACACACATGATGACGGTGACCACAGTCACGGCGGCGCTGGCCACGCCCACAACCACGGCGTCCGTACTATCGACGGAGGGGACCAGTGA
- a CDS encoding urease accessory protein UreF, which yields MSDTATLESFRLADSFLPVGTYTVSYGLEQFIQDDRVEDAADLEALLSTYLRRQIGPAELVALRAAHAAATDGDIDAICHADQRLSAVTLAAEFRESAQQSGDRLLSLQTELRDEALLNRYAERVDADEAPGNYAVVLGVTTALADVAVREACLLCCHGFVTGLLGAAQRLLSLGHTDAQRILDELQPVMAAAVDDSAGQGVDEMTPFAPLVDVLATEHERAERRLFAS from the coding sequence GTGAGCGACACTGCAACGCTTGAATCGTTCCGGCTCGCAGATTCGTTCCTGCCGGTCGGGACCTACACCGTCTCCTACGGGCTGGAACAGTTCATTCAGGACGACCGAGTCGAAGATGCGGCAGACCTCGAAGCGCTCCTGTCGACGTATCTCCGACGGCAAATCGGCCCCGCCGAACTCGTCGCGCTCCGGGCCGCACACGCCGCCGCGACCGACGGTGATATCGACGCGATCTGCCATGCCGACCAGCGCCTGTCGGCCGTGACGCTGGCCGCAGAGTTCCGCGAGAGCGCCCAGCAGTCCGGCGACCGGCTGCTCTCGCTCCAGACCGAACTACGTGACGAGGCGCTCCTGAACCGCTACGCGGAGCGCGTCGACGCCGACGAAGCACCCGGAAACTACGCCGTCGTACTCGGCGTTACGACGGCGCTGGCGGACGTGGCCGTCCGCGAGGCTTGTTTGCTGTGCTGTCACGGCTTCGTCACCGGACTCCTGGGCGCAGCCCAGCGTCTCCTGTCGCTCGGCCACACGGATGCCCAGCGAATTCTGGACGAACTACAGCCGGTGATGGCGGCCGCAGTCGACGATAGCGCGGGCCAAGGAGTAGATGAGATGACTCCGTTCGCCCCACTGGTTGACGTATTGGCCACCGAGCACGAACGGGCGGAGCGACGGCTGTTCGCCAGTTAA